A single Anatilimnocola floriformis DNA region contains:
- a CDS encoding Stp1/IreP family PP2C-type Ser/Thr phosphatase, with amino-acid sequence MNSPEVHSEVKVVNTIDLDTAIVPDPRRSLAVHCCGATDKGQVRPNNEDQFLVAQLSKALRVLKTSLPQSKTRHSSDCSHLFIVADGMGGHAAGEQASALAIDSVETYVLEALKWFAHKHGDDDDQLLAEFRQALGLAHERVRHEAVEHPELHGMGTTLTLAYSLNDQLFVAHVGDSRCYLFRERILFSVTQDHTLVEEMVRKGMLTPEEAVTHRWRHVITSTVGGESEKVRIDVHRLHLQPGDVVLLCSDGLTEMQNGDQIAAILQNVTDPEAACQRLIAAANEAGGKDNITVVVAAFSEAECEG; translated from the coding sequence ATGAATAGCCCCGAAGTCCATTCTGAAGTGAAAGTGGTCAACACGATTGACCTCGATACGGCCATCGTGCCCGATCCGCGGCGCTCGCTGGCAGTTCATTGTTGCGGCGCGACCGACAAAGGCCAGGTGCGGCCGAATAACGAAGATCAGTTCCTCGTCGCGCAGCTTAGCAAAGCCCTGCGGGTGCTGAAGACCAGTTTGCCCCAGTCGAAAACGCGGCATAGCAGCGACTGTAGTCATCTATTTATCGTCGCCGACGGCATGGGTGGTCACGCGGCGGGCGAACAGGCCAGCGCGCTGGCGATCGATTCAGTCGAGACGTATGTGCTCGAGGCGCTCAAGTGGTTCGCTCACAAGCACGGTGATGACGACGACCAACTGCTCGCTGAGTTTCGTCAGGCCTTGGGGCTCGCGCATGAACGCGTGCGTCATGAAGCCGTCGAGCACCCCGAGCTGCACGGCATGGGAACGACGCTGACGTTGGCGTATAGCTTGAACGACCAGTTGTTTGTCGCCCACGTCGGCGACAGCCGGTGCTATCTGTTTCGCGAGCGGATTTTGTTCAGCGTTACGCAAGATCATACGCTGGTCGAAGAAATGGTCCGCAAGGGCATGCTCACGCCCGAAGAAGCCGTCACGCATCGCTGGCGGCACGTCATCACTAGCACCGTCGGCGGCGAATCAGAAAAGGTTCGGATTGATGTGCATCGGTTGCATTTGCAGCCCGGCGATGTTGTGCTTCTTTGTTCCGACGGTCTGACCGAGATGCAAAACGGCGATCAAATCGCGGCGATCTTGCAAAACGTCACCGATCCGGAAGCGGCTTGTCAGCGACTGATTGCTGCCGCCAACGAAGCCGGCGGCAAAGACAACATCACGGTTGTCGTAGCCGCATTTAGCGAGGCCGAGTGCGAAGGCTGA
- a CDS encoding FAD-dependent oxidoreductase: protein MKTNLSLGVVLSLFLCASLRAAEYDVVVYGGTSAGVTAAVQAKKMGKTVVIVGPDKHLGGLSSGGLGFTDTGNKAVIGGLSRDFYHRVWKEYQKPDTWKWQKQNEYGNKGQGTPAIDGENRTQWIFEPSVAERVFESFVKDFEIPVDRDEWLDRKSGVKKTDGRISSITMLSGKKYTGKMFIDATYEGDLLAAAGVDYHVGREANSVYGEKWNGIQVGVLHHRHHFGAVKEKISPYVVPGDPKSGVLPRISAEPPGNYGEGDKRVQAYCYRYCVTDHAENRIPFPKPEGYDPKQYELLVRVYEAGWRETFDKFDPVPNHKTDTNNHGPFSTDNIGMNYDYPEATYERRKEILAEHRTYQQGWLYFIANDPRVPKDTQEKMKKLGLPKDEFTDNGNWPHQIYVREARRMIGQFVMTENELTKKKPTPDSVGMGSYTIDSHNVQRYITPEGYVQNEGDIGVGITPYSIAYGSLVPKKAQCENLLVPICVSSTHIAFGSIRMEPVFMILGQSAATAAVMAIDSKIAVQDVPYAKLREQLEKDGQVLEYASAAPSGKEKTFVDPKKLPGVVIDDDEAKLTGDWKSSSAAPDFVGIAYRHDDKTNDGKASARFEAKLPKPGRYEVRLAFPPNGNRSAKVQVEVHSSGSTKTLTVDQRQTPEIEKLFHSLGEFEFADSGAVVISNGGSNGYVVIDAVQWLPK, encoded by the coding sequence ATGAAAACCAACCTCTCTCTCGGCGTTGTTTTGAGTCTCTTTCTCTGCGCCTCGCTGCGCGCGGCTGAGTACGACGTGGTCGTGTATGGCGGTACGAGCGCGGGCGTGACGGCTGCCGTGCAAGCCAAGAAGATGGGGAAGACGGTGGTCATCGTCGGCCCCGACAAGCATCTCGGCGGTCTATCGAGCGGCGGCCTGGGCTTCACCGATACGGGCAACAAAGCAGTCATCGGCGGCTTGTCGCGCGATTTCTATCACCGCGTGTGGAAGGAATATCAAAAACCCGACACGTGGAAGTGGCAGAAGCAAAACGAGTACGGCAACAAGGGCCAGGGAACGCCCGCGATCGACGGTGAGAACCGCACGCAGTGGATCTTCGAGCCGAGCGTTGCCGAGCGCGTGTTCGAGAGCTTCGTGAAGGATTTTGAGATTCCCGTCGATCGCGACGAATGGCTCGATCGCAAGAGTGGCGTGAAAAAGACCGACGGGCGGATCAGCAGCATCACGATGCTTTCCGGCAAGAAGTACACCGGCAAGATGTTCATCGACGCGACGTACGAAGGCGATCTGCTCGCTGCCGCGGGCGTCGATTATCACGTCGGCCGCGAAGCGAACTCGGTCTATGGCGAGAAGTGGAACGGCATCCAAGTGGGCGTGCTCCATCACCGGCATCACTTCGGCGCCGTGAAAGAAAAGATCAGTCCATACGTCGTGCCCGGCGATCCCAAGTCGGGCGTCCTGCCGCGAATCAGCGCCGAGCCGCCGGGCAACTACGGCGAAGGTGACAAGCGCGTGCAGGCCTATTGCTATCGCTACTGCGTGACCGATCACGCCGAGAATCGCATTCCGTTTCCGAAGCCCGAGGGTTATGACCCGAAGCAGTACGAACTGCTGGTGCGCGTCTACGAAGCCGGTTGGCGTGAGACGTTTGACAAGTTCGATCCGGTGCCGAACCACAAAACCGATACGAACAATCACGGTCCCTTTAGCACCGACAACATCGGAATGAACTACGACTATCCCGAGGCAACTTACGAACGCCGCAAGGAGATTCTCGCCGAGCATCGGACTTATCAGCAGGGCTGGCTGTACTTCATCGCCAATGATCCGCGCGTGCCGAAGGATACGCAGGAAAAGATGAAGAAACTCGGCCTGCCGAAGGATGAATTCACCGACAACGGGAATTGGCCGCATCAGATTTACGTGCGTGAAGCCCGCCGGATGATCGGCCAGTTTGTGATGACCGAAAACGAACTGACGAAGAAAAAGCCGACGCCCGATTCCGTCGGCATGGGAAGCTACACGATCGATTCGCACAATGTGCAGCGCTACATCACACCCGAAGGCTACGTGCAAAACGAAGGCGACATCGGTGTGGGCATCACGCCCTACTCGATCGCGTATGGTTCGCTCGTGCCGAAGAAGGCCCAGTGCGAAAACTTGCTCGTGCCGATCTGCGTCAGCAGTACGCACATCGCCTTTGGCAGCATTCGCATGGAACCGGTATTCATGATCCTCGGCCAGAGCGCCGCCACGGCCGCGGTGATGGCCATCGATTCGAAGATTGCTGTGCAGGACGTGCCGTACGCCAAACTGCGCGAGCAACTCGAAAAGGATGGCCAGGTGTTGGAATATGCGAGCGCCGCGCCGAGCGGCAAGGAAAAGACCTTTGTCGATCCGAAAAAACTCCCCGGTGTTGTGATCGATGACGACGAAGCCAAGTTGACTGGCGACTGGAAGAGCAGCTCGGCAGCGCCGGATTTTGTCGGCATCGCCTATCGCCACGACGACAAGACCAACGACGGCAAAGCGTCGGCCCGCTTCGAAGCCAAGTTACCGAAGCCCGGTCGGTATGAAGTGCGGCTCGCCTTCCCGCCGAACGGCAATCGCTCGGCCAAGGTGCAGGTCGAAGTGCACTCCAGCGGCAGCACGAAGACGTTAACCGTCGATCAGCGGCAAACGCCCGAGATCGAAAAGCTCTTTCACTCGCTGGGCGAATTCGAGTTTGCGGACAGCGGCGCCGTAGTGATTTCCAACGGCGGTTCGAATGGTTACGTCGTGATCGACGCAGTGCAGTGGCTGCCGAAGTAG
- a CDS encoding CDGSH iron-sulfur domain-containing protein codes for MADVTIRVRDNGPLLVEGPATVIDAEGKKFEIPVGKPAIALCRCGQSLRRPFCDASHKACNFAAVDRATPKPETPPA; via the coding sequence ATGGCCGACGTAACCATTCGCGTTCGGGACAACGGGCCGCTGCTCGTCGAAGGACCCGCGACGGTGATCGATGCCGAAGGGAAGAAGTTCGAGATTCCCGTCGGCAAGCCGGCCATTGCGCTCTGTCGCTGCGGTCAATCACTACGCCGGCCGTTCTGCGATGCATCGCACAAGGCGTGCAACTTTGCTGCGGTAGATCGCGCCACGCCGAAGCCAGAAACACCGCCAGCGTAA
- a CDS encoding Gfo/Idh/MocA family protein yields MSESSSTSLRLAVIGAGHLGKIHARLAKQLTGANLIAVVDPVEVSRTSVATELQVPTFDDYHPLLKDFDAAIVATPTQFHHAVVMELLEHGKHVLVEKPIASTNAEAQEMVAAAATRDLVLQVGHVERFNPAWIPVRAQIQSPRFVAARRLAPYTCRSTDVGVVLDLMIHDLDLVLNLVPEEVVDVQAVGAAVVGPHEDWAEARLTFANGCVAQFSASRVSPVVVRSIDVCDEQGFASVDFNTKSARTLTPSAAVQQRQIDLGRLSPVEKVEFKDKFFTEHLAKTDLTVTDHNAILEEQRDFCRAIHDGTLPQVTGQDGWRALETAERIVAAIAAGQSRPSRHTLRGPHWSQVPAHRKAS; encoded by the coding sequence ATGAGTGAGTCATCTTCAACCTCGCTGCGTTTGGCCGTCATCGGGGCGGGGCACTTGGGGAAGATTCACGCCCGGTTAGCGAAGCAATTGACCGGCGCCAATCTCATCGCTGTTGTCGATCCAGTGGAAGTCTCGCGAACTTCCGTCGCCACCGAACTGCAAGTTCCGACGTTCGACGACTATCATCCGCTGCTCAAAGACTTCGACGCCGCTATCGTCGCCACGCCGACGCAATTTCATCACGCGGTGGTCATGGAACTGCTCGAGCACGGCAAGCATGTGCTCGTCGAAAAGCCGATCGCCTCGACGAATGCCGAAGCACAGGAAATGGTTGCTGCCGCTGCCACCCGCGATCTGGTGCTGCAGGTCGGCCATGTCGAACGCTTCAATCCGGCCTGGATTCCCGTTCGCGCACAAATTCAATCGCCGCGGTTCGTCGCGGCCCGCCGTTTGGCTCCTTATACCTGCCGCTCGACCGACGTTGGCGTCGTGCTCGATCTGATGATTCATGATCTCGACCTCGTGCTGAATCTCGTTCCCGAAGAAGTGGTCGACGTGCAAGCCGTCGGCGCTGCTGTCGTCGGGCCGCATGAAGATTGGGCCGAAGCCCGCCTGACTTTCGCCAACGGCTGCGTGGCTCAGTTCAGCGCTTCGCGCGTCAGCCCGGTTGTCGTTCGCTCGATTGATGTTTGCGACGAGCAGGGTTTCGCTTCGGTCGATTTCAACACCAAATCGGCCCGCACGCTCACACCATCGGCCGCAGTGCAGCAACGACAGATCGACCTTGGCCGCCTGTCGCCGGTGGAAAAGGTTGAGTTCAAAGACAAGTTCTTCACCGAGCACCTGGCGAAGACCGATCTCACCGTCACCGATCATAATGCCATCTTGGAAGAGCAACGCGACTTCTGCCGAGCGATTCACGACGGCACGCTGCCGCAAGTGACCGGCCAGGATGGTTGGCGGGCTCTCGAGACGGCTGAGCGAATCGTCGCTGCCATCGCTGCTGGCCAGAGTCGTCCGTCGCGCCACACGTTGCGTGGGCCACACTGGTCGCAAGTGCCTGCCCATCGCAAGGCGAGCTAA
- the lpxA gene encoding acyl-ACP--UDP-N-acetylglucosamine O-acyltransferase: MPTHIHPSAVIDPRAEIHDNVEVGPHCVVGPLCSIGEGTQLIANVTIMGRVTLGRGNKVFPGAVLGGDPQDISYRGTDTQVIVGDDNLIREGVTINRGSEKEDGITSVGNSCFLMAGSHIAHDCKVGSRVIMANATLLGGHVHVHDDATISGGVAVHHFSTIGSFSFTGGLSRVLHDVPPYMLAEGNPSRPRCINLVALKRNNFSADSIRALAEAHRLIFRARVGLDHARELLRAGDLLMPAVNHLLHFLQNQHEGRHGRGRDRRRAA, translated from the coding sequence ATGCCAACCCACATTCATCCGAGCGCGGTCATCGATCCGCGAGCTGAAATCCACGACAACGTGGAAGTGGGGCCGCATTGCGTGGTCGGGCCGCTCTGCAGCATTGGCGAAGGGACGCAACTGATCGCCAATGTCACGATCATGGGGCGCGTGACTCTCGGCCGGGGCAATAAAGTTTTCCCGGGCGCGGTTCTCGGCGGCGATCCTCAAGACATCAGCTATCGCGGCACCGATACGCAAGTCATTGTCGGCGACGACAACCTGATTCGCGAAGGTGTAACCATCAATCGCGGCAGCGAAAAAGAAGACGGCATTACGTCCGTCGGCAACAGCTGCTTCCTGATGGCCGGCAGCCACATCGCGCACGACTGCAAAGTCGGCAGCCGAGTGATCATGGCCAATGCGACGCTCCTTGGCGGTCACGTGCATGTGCACGACGACGCTACGATCTCGGGCGGAGTCGCTGTCCATCACTTCTCCACCATCGGCAGCTTCAGCTTCACCGGCGGCCTGAGCCGCGTGTTGCACGACGTGCCGCCGTACATGCTGGCCGAAGGAAATCCTTCGCGACCGCGGTGCATCAACCTGGTGGCACTCAAACGAAACAATTTTTCAGCCGATTCGATTCGGGCCCTCGCCGAAGCCCATCGCCTGATCTTTCGCGCTCGCGTTGGTTTGGATCACGCGCGAGAACTGTTGCGGGCCGGCGATCTGCTGATGCCCGCGGTTAATCATCTCCTTCATTTTCTGCAAAATCAGCACGAAGGTCGCCATGGTCGCGGCCGGGATCGCCGGAGAGCCGCATGA
- a CDS encoding class I SAM-dependent methyltransferase, with product MQEVSGNLYDYPAYYDLVFGSDWKAEYDFLLQVFEQFGGKVERVFEPACGTGRILYRLADKGFEVSGLDLNPNAVEFCNKRLVKHGYPASIICGDMSDFKLPKKVDVAFNMINSFRHLLSEKQAEGHLRCVAESLRPGGLYVLGLHLTPTAGVPMTEESWSARRGNLAINTHLQTLDLDRRKRTERCRMKLDIYTPTERKQILDELVFRTYTADQIEKLLASVTQFEIAELFDFSYRLDRPIEIEPETQDVVFILRKRRAGK from the coding sequence ATGCAAGAAGTCTCTGGCAACCTCTACGATTATCCCGCCTACTACGACCTCGTCTTCGGTTCTGACTGGAAAGCGGAGTACGACTTTCTGCTGCAGGTCTTCGAGCAGTTTGGCGGCAAGGTCGAACGCGTCTTCGAACCAGCGTGCGGTACGGGACGCATTCTTTATCGTCTCGCCGACAAGGGTTTCGAAGTCAGCGGCCTCGATCTCAATCCGAATGCCGTCGAGTTCTGCAACAAACGCCTGGTGAAGCACGGCTATCCGGCGAGCATCATTTGCGGCGACATGAGCGATTTCAAGTTGCCGAAGAAGGTCGATGTCGCCTTCAACATGATCAACAGCTTTCGCCATTTGCTGAGCGAGAAGCAAGCCGAAGGTCATTTGCGTTGCGTGGCCGAATCGCTGCGGCCCGGCGGGTTGTATGTGCTCGGCCTACATCTCACGCCGACGGCCGGCGTGCCGATGACCGAAGAATCGTGGTCGGCCCGCCGCGGCAACCTGGCGATCAACACGCATCTGCAAACGCTCGATCTCGATCGCCGCAAGCGAACCGAGCGCTGCCGCATGAAGCTCGACATTTACACACCGACCGAGCGGAAGCAGATTCTTGACGAGCTCGTCTTCCGCACCTACACGGCCGACCAAATCGAAAAGTTGCTGGCCTCGGTCACGCAGTTCGAGATCGCGGAGCTCTTTGATTTCAGCTACCGTCTCGATCGGCCCATCGAGATCGAACCGGAAACACAGGACGTGGTCTTTATTTTGCGAAAACGGCGGGCGGGAAAGTGA
- the lpxC gene encoding UDP-3-O-acyl-N-acetylglucosamine deacetylase, whose translation MAVLRKQQTLARVAEFTGYGYWSGKDVRVELRPAEVDSGLQFVRADLAPHIRIAADARNRLEAPRRTTLAAGNAQVEMVEHIMAALYGLQIDNCEIWVDQQEMPGLDGSSQAVIDAIDSVGIIEQEAPSKRLVISEVTRVGDDESWVEARPHKHAGLSGLVVKYRLDYGPECPIGRETIEVKVNPKSFRQELASARTFLLEEEANWLRSRGLGTRVTNQDLLIFGQNGLIDNTLRFENECVRHKTLDLVGDLALAGCELVGNVHAHRSGHRLNAELVRALLQEGRIEGGLRMTG comes from the coding sequence ATGGCTGTGTTGCGAAAACAACAGACGCTGGCCCGCGTGGCCGAATTTACCGGGTATGGATATTGGAGCGGCAAAGACGTTCGCGTCGAGCTGCGGCCTGCTGAAGTCGACTCCGGACTGCAGTTTGTCCGGGCCGATCTCGCGCCGCACATTCGCATTGCCGCCGATGCCCGCAATCGACTGGAAGCGCCGCGGCGAACCACGCTGGCTGCTGGCAACGCTCAAGTCGAAATGGTCGAACACATTATGGCCGCACTGTACGGCCTGCAGATCGACAACTGCGAAATCTGGGTCGATCAGCAAGAGATGCCCGGCCTCGATGGCAGCAGTCAGGCCGTGATCGACGCGATCGATTCGGTTGGCATTATCGAACAAGAAGCTCCCAGCAAACGGCTCGTCATTTCGGAAGTGACACGCGTTGGCGATGACGAAAGCTGGGTCGAAGCCCGCCCGCACAAACACGCCGGCCTGAGTGGCTTGGTCGTGAAATACCGTCTCGATTATGGCCCCGAATGCCCCATCGGCCGCGAGACGATCGAAGTCAAAGTGAATCCCAAATCCTTCCGGCAGGAACTGGCTTCGGCCCGTACGTTCCTGCTGGAAGAAGAAGCCAACTGGCTCCGCTCGCGCGGCCTCGGCACGCGGGTGACGAACCAAGACCTGTTGATCTTCGGCCAGAACGGCTTGATCGACAACACGCTCCGTTTCGAAAACGAATGTGTCCGTCACAAGACACTCGATTTGGTCGGCGACCTCGCACTCGCGGGCTGCGAACTGGTCGGCAATGTTCACGCTCACCGCAGCGGCCATCGTTTGAATGCCGAACTCGTTCGCGCGTTGCTGCAAGAAGGTCGCATCGAAGGCGGCCTGCGAATGACTGGCTAA
- a CDS encoding HAD family hydrolase produces MTGSGEVQALIFDCDGTLTDSMPIHYRSWRATMLLHGIDFAEDRFYALGGVPSKTIIEMLAAEKSMELNAAAVADQKEAAFLDLLHELQPLAHILDIARQNRGKLKMAVASGGTRPVILAQLEHIGCADWFDTIVTAEDTTRHKPDPDCFLEAARRLGVPPAECRVYEDADLGIEAARRAGMQCVDVRKWPGE; encoded by the coding sequence GTGACAGGCTCTGGAGAAGTTCAGGCTCTGATTTTTGATTGCGACGGCACGCTGACCGATTCGATGCCGATCCATTACCGCAGTTGGCGCGCGACGATGCTGCTGCACGGTATCGATTTTGCCGAAGATCGCTTCTACGCGCTCGGCGGTGTGCCGAGCAAGACCATCATCGAGATGCTTGCGGCCGAGAAGTCGATGGAACTGAACGCAGCCGCCGTCGCCGATCAGAAGGAAGCGGCCTTTCTCGATTTGCTGCACGAGCTACAACCGCTCGCGCACATTCTCGATATCGCCCGCCAAAACCGCGGCAAGCTCAAGATGGCCGTCGCCAGCGGCGGCACCCGGCCGGTGATCCTCGCGCAGCTCGAACACATCGGCTGCGCGGATTGGTTCGATACGATCGTGACCGCCGAAGATACGACGCGTCACAAGCCGGATCCCGATTGCTTTCTCGAGGCGGCTCGCCGCCTGGGTGTTCCGCCCGCCGAGTGTCGCGTCTATGAAGACGCCGACCTCGGCATCGAAGCGGCCCGCCGCGCCGGCATGCAATGCGTCGACGTGCGGAAGTGGCCTGGCGAATAA